A stretch of the Deltaproteobacteria bacterium genome encodes the following:
- a CDS encoding response regulator transcription factor, which produces MTEKLITIVDDEEDIVKLVGHHLKREGFKVKEFHNGRDFLSYIESVAPDLAVLDIMLPGIDGLEICRILKNKTSTSQVPIIMLTAKASEADVVVGLELGADDYIVKPFSPRELVARVKTVLRRTGVKDSDNSVIKIGPLSINTEKYEVTVNDGKVLLTTTEFKILEVLTEGKGRVFTRDQLLKKKRLWGDDKLVYDRTIDVHIKNLREKLGAAGNMVKTVRSIGYKLEE; this is translated from the coding sequence ATGACGGAAAAATTAATCACAATAGTCGATGATGAGGAAGACATCGTCAAGCTTGTGGGTCATCACCTCAAAAGAGAGGGATTTAAGGTAAAGGAGTTTCACAACGGCAGGGACTTTCTTTCCTACATAGAATCAGTGGCCCCTGACCTCGCGGTACTCGACATAATGCTTCCCGGCATAGACGGTCTGGAGATCTGCAGAATATTGAAAAACAAGACGAGCACGTCGCAGGTGCCTATAATCATGCTGACCGCAAAAGCAAGTGAGGCGGATGTGGTGGTGGGACTCGAACTCGGAGCCGACGACTACATAGTGAAGCCCTTCAGCCCGCGGGAGCTGGTAGCCAGGGTAAAAACCGTACTGAGAAGGACCGGCGTTAAGGATTCGGATAATAGCGTTATCAAAATCGGCCCGCTCTCTATAAACACCGAAAAATACGAAGTTACCGTGAACGACGGCAAGGTTCTTCTAACCACAACGGAGTTCAAGATACTGGAAGTGCTCACCGAGGGTAAGGGCAGGGTCTTTACGAGAGATCAGCTTTTAAAAAAGAAAAGGCTTTGGGGAGACGATAAACTGGTGTACGACAGGACAATCGACGTTCATATTAAAAACCTAAGGGAAAAACTGGGGGCCGCGGGCAATATGGTTAAAACCGTAAGAAGCATAGGATATAAATTAGAAGAGTAG